ACGAAGAACGTCTCCGGCGCCATCGACAGCACGAAGTTCGCGCCGTACTTCGCCTTCAGGGTCTTCAGCGCCGAGATGAGGTTGACGATCACGGGGGTGGTCGGGTTGCGGAAGTCGGTGTCGCCAGCGTTGAGATAGAGCGAGTGCCCTTCGAAGTCGATGTCGAGCCCGTCCAGGCCGTAGCGGTCGATGATCGCGCTCACCGAGCTGACGAACGCGTCCCGGGCCGCTGTGGTGGTCAGCTGCACCTGGCCGTTCGCGCCGCCGATCGAGATCAGCACCTTCTTACCCGCAGCCTGCTTGGCCTCGACGGCTGCTGCGAAATCCGCATCACTCTCGACGTTCGGACACTCACTCGCCGGACACCGGTTGAACCTGATGTCCCCCGAAGTAACGCTTGTGGGCTCACCGAACGCCAGGTTGATGATGTCCCACTGATCCGGCACATCACCCATCCGCACGTACCCGGATCCGTTCGCGAAACTCGCATGCAGATAGCCGATGAGCGCATGCTTCACCAGACCGGTGCTTGTGCAGCCTGCTGTCCTCCCGGCCACGGCCGCCGACTTGGCCGACTCACCGGCGCTGTTGTACGCCGCCACCGAGTAGGAGTGACTGCTGCACGTAGCGAGACCGCTCGCCGTTGCCGTCGTACCAGTGACCGTTTGTACGACGCTCGCGCCTTCGTACACGCGGTATCCGGTGACCGTGTCCGTGGAGGCCGGCCAGCTCAACGCGATGGATGAGGTTGTCGTGCTGGTGACCGTCGGCGTACCAGGCGCGCTCGGAGCACCCGGCGTACCGCCTGGGCCGTCCAGGGTGAAGTCGTCGGCCTGGTACGCCGGTTGGCCGTACCAGCCGTGCACGTAGATCTGGGCGGATGTCTGACTCGCGCCGGTCGTGAAGGTCACGGACAGCTCGGTGAAGCTCGTCGCGGACGGCGTCCAGGTGGAGACGCCGCCCGCGACACCCAGATAGACATAGGACCCGCGCACCCAGCCCGACAGCGTGTACGCCGTGTTGGGCTGCACCGACACTGTCTGGCTGCACTGGGCGTAATCCGAGCTTGTGACTGCCCCGTTG
This Kribbella sp. NBC_00482 DNA region includes the following protein-coding sequences:
- a CDS encoding chitinase, whose translation is MRARWLAVVVGVLLVGVTVPAQAANILSNPGFETGSLSGWNCSGGSVVSTPVRTGGYALNGAVTSSDYAQCSQTVSVQPNTAYTLSGWVRGSYVYLGVAGGVSTWTPSATSFTELSVTFTTGASQTSAQIYVHGWYGQPAYQADDFTLDGPGGTPGAPSAPGTPTVTSTTTSSIALSWPASTDTVTGYRVYEGASVVQTVTGTTATASGLATCSSHSYSVAAYNSAGESAKSAAVAGRTAGCTSTGLVKHALIGYLHASFANGSGYVRMGDVPDQWDIINLAFGEPTSVTSGDIRFNRCPASECPNVESDADFAAAVEAKQAAGKKVLISIGGANGQVQLTTTAARDAFVSSVSAIIDRYGLDGLDIDFEGHSLYLNAGDTDFRNPTTPVIVNLISALKTLKAKYGANFVLSMAPETFFVQVGYQFYGGSSGGDNRTGSYLPVIHALRDSLTVLHVQDYNSGPVMGLDNQYHTMGGADFHIAMTDMVKAGFPVANTGQTFPGLRDDQIGFGLPAAVSAGNGYTAPAAVHEALDCLVKGQNCGGYSLRGGTSPGFRGLMTWSINWDHYYNWEFQNSHAPYLDALP